From a single Sinorhizobium sp. RAC02 genomic region:
- a CDS encoding oligosaccharide flippase family protein: MSKGIMSNSIMNAAAGMLLLVTGFACSILVARLLGPEANGTIAFALWIGATGSLVAELGTGVLLLRLLPQLKARGVDDAGRRGFAAYLALPVIASTIILVALYFGVSFKTELLYGTDVTTGIIVLTAVLLFIQSVGSFSKNFLIGEQRLGTFFRITALSSLLQFVFVVVGAIGYGIPGALVGYIAGQCVQFVYTLGLFGVRRDNAGYRRRYLLANSAVLFFEFAVSAVFLNRPELFFLQHFQTLGEVGYYAVALSLANLALQLPVQLTGSLLPFYAERREASGGSVHASIFDGVVRSFAYITFPLCFGLAAIAHPLVTAVYGAPFAEAGLIVAILAAGSPAYVFGQLVTQYLYSMDRVKIRLVASGVGAALMVIGLFFVVPVAGGAGAAAVRGVVFAIMVVLLLTGVGRGAMSAGLSVIVLKVGVAAAGCGLAAWPIAEKIGGFTGVIVGILAGAVAYGVLLRLLKAVPAEDGAVIDKMLERLPMKPGRIARRLLALVVPPPLSQPVGE; encoded by the coding sequence ATGAGCAAGGGCATCATGTCCAATTCGATCATGAATGCGGCGGCGGGCATGCTGCTGCTGGTGACCGGATTCGCCTGCTCGATCCTTGTCGCGCGCCTGCTCGGGCCGGAAGCCAACGGCACCATTGCCTTTGCCCTGTGGATCGGCGCGACGGGTTCGCTCGTCGCCGAACTCGGCACCGGCGTGCTGCTGCTGCGCCTCCTGCCGCAGCTGAAGGCACGCGGCGTCGACGATGCGGGGCGGCGTGGTTTTGCCGCCTATCTGGCGCTGCCGGTCATCGCCTCCACCATCATTCTCGTGGCGCTCTATTTCGGCGTTTCCTTCAAGACCGAGCTGCTCTACGGCACCGATGTCACCACCGGCATCATCGTCTTGACGGCGGTGCTGCTGTTCATCCAGTCGGTCGGCTCCTTCTCGAAGAATTTCCTGATCGGCGAACAGCGCCTCGGCACCTTCTTCCGCATCACCGCGCTGTCCTCGCTCCTCCAGTTCGTCTTCGTCGTCGTGGGCGCGATCGGTTACGGCATCCCCGGCGCGCTCGTCGGCTACATTGCCGGGCAATGTGTGCAGTTCGTCTACACGCTCGGCCTGTTCGGGGTCCGCCGCGACAATGCCGGCTATCGCCGGCGTTATCTGCTGGCCAATTCCGCCGTGCTGTTCTTCGAATTCGCCGTCAGCGCGGTCTTCCTCAATCGGCCGGAACTGTTCTTCCTGCAGCATTTCCAGACGCTCGGCGAAGTCGGCTACTACGCCGTCGCCCTGTCGCTCGCCAATCTCGCGCTCCAGCTTCCCGTGCAGCTGACCGGAAGCCTGCTGCCGTTCTATGCGGAGCGGCGGGAGGCATCGGGCGGCAGCGTGCATGCCAGCATTTTCGATGGCGTGGTGCGCAGTTTCGCCTATATCACCTTCCCGCTCTGCTTCGGGCTTGCGGCCATTGCCCATCCGCTGGTGACCGCCGTCTACGGCGCACCCTTCGCCGAGGCCGGGCTGATCGTTGCGATCCTCGCCGCCGGCTCGCCGGCCTATGTCTTCGGCCAGCTCGTCACGCAATATCTCTACTCCATGGACCGGGTAAAAATCCGCCTGGTGGCAAGCGGCGTCGGCGCGGCCCTGATGGTCATCGGCCTGTTTTTCGTCGTGCCGGTTGCCGGTGGTGCCGGGGCCGCGGCGGTGCGTGGCGTCGTCTTCGCCATCATGGTCGTACTGCTGCTGACGGGCGTCGGCCGCGGCGCGATGTCGGCCGGCCTGTCGGTCATCGTGCTGAAGGTGGGCGTTGCCGCCGCCGGCTGCGGCCTTGCGGCCTGGCCGATTGCCGAAAAGATCGGCGGATTTACCGGCGTTATCGTCGGTATCCTGGCGGGGGCTGTCGCCTACGGGGTTCTGCTGCGCCTGCTGAAGGCGGTGCCGGCGGAGGATGGAGCCGTCATCGACAAGATGCTGGAGCGCCTGCCGATGAAACCCGGCCGGATCGCGCGCCGGCTGCTCGCCCTCGTGGTGCCGCCGCCGCTGTCCCAGCCGGTCGGAGAGTGA
- a CDS encoding peroxiredoxin, whose product MSLRINDIAPDFTAETTAGTIGFHEWIGDGWAVLFSHPKNFTPVCTTELGAMAGLEGEFRKRGVKIIGISVDPVESHAKWKNDIRTATGFDVEYPLIGDKDLAVAKLYDMLPAGAGETSEGRTPADNATVRSVFVIGPDKKIKLILTYPMTTGRNFAEILRSIDSIQLTSKHQVATPANWQQGEDVIITAAVSNEDAIARFGAFDTVLPYLRKTKQPAA is encoded by the coding sequence ATGAGCCTGCGCATCAACGACATCGCTCCGGACTTCACCGCCGAAACCACGGCCGGCACGATCGGCTTCCATGAGTGGATCGGCGACGGCTGGGCCGTGCTCTTCTCGCACCCGAAGAACTTTACCCCGGTCTGCACCACCGAGCTTGGCGCGATGGCCGGCCTCGAAGGTGAATTCCGCAAGCGCGGCGTCAAGATCATCGGCATCTCGGTCGACCCGGTTGAAAGCCACGCCAAGTGGAAGAACGACATTCGCACCGCCACCGGCTTCGACGTCGAATATCCACTGATCGGCGACAAGGACCTCGCGGTCGCAAAGCTCTATGACATGCTGCCGGCCGGCGCGGGCGAGACCTCGGAAGGCCGCACGCCAGCCGACAATGCCACCGTGCGCTCCGTCTTCGTCATCGGCCCGGACAAGAAGATCAAGCTGATCCTCACCTACCCAATGACCACGGGCCGCAATTTCGCGGAAATCCTGCGCTCGATCGATTCGATCCAGCTCACCAGCAAGCACCAGGTGGCAACGCCCGCCAACTGGCAGCAGGGCGAGGACGTCATCATCACCGCCGCCGTCTCGAACGAAGACGCCATCGCCCGCTTCGGCGCCTTCGATACGGTGCTGCCATACCTGCGCAAGACCAAGCAGCCGGCCGCCTGA
- a CDS encoding glycoside hydrolase family 2 protein, producing the protein MSEIGKALSTGWRMALTAANAAADPAALQDLSDVLDAPVPGTVAGALERAGRFDRTAPEPLDHLDAWYVLDLSGDEPGDAVLHFDGLATITEIWWNGALVLSSDSMFVRHALPVTLTGNDRLALCFRALKPHLEKRGPRARWRPQMITPQGLRLVRTTLLGRMPGWCPEVHAAGPWRPVRLSRPTPAIASDIRLSARLHENGKGQLEIGFTLDGATAPMVECAGVAVEAIANGERSFSASLTIPDVEAWWPRTHGTPALHDISLVVDGVRQKLGRTGFRRIEIDRGADGRDFALRVNGTKIFCRGAVWTTADIVDLPGTRDRYAPLLKLAADANMNMLRIGGTMVYETPDFFALCDEFGLMVWQDFQFANFDYPANDPAFVENVRTEVAQFLDATAASPSLAVLCGGSEIDQQAAMLGLPETAWAGPLTLDILPALVAAHRPDVPYVENSPVGGAMPFSPNVGVTHYYGVGAYCRPLEDARRAEVRFATESLAFANVPEQQTLDAHLPVPPVHDPRWKARVPRDRGASWDFEDVRDHYLGLLYGHDPARLRREEPARYLDLSRAVVAEVMEATFAEWRREKSTCNGALVWTFQDLLPGAGWGIVDATGLPKSAWHALRRAFRPVQVMLSDEGTNGLDVHAINDSAREQSLTLELSCLRHGRQPVVSGRREITLAPHSAQTMPATALFGAFFDTTYAFRFGPPSHDVTVGRLIDAAGTVVADAFHFPRGRAEAMTSPAISATLLESLEGWSLELSTDRFAQSVAIDVDGFLPSDNWFHLAPGGVKTIRLMPLTGADSTKKPSGTVGGVGVEALLSF; encoded by the coding sequence ATGTCCGAGATCGGAAAGGCGCTTTCCACCGGCTGGCGCATGGCCCTGACAGCGGCCAACGCCGCCGCTGACCCCGCCGCGCTGCAAGACCTTTCCGATGTCCTCGATGCCCCCGTGCCCGGCACGGTTGCCGGCGCCCTCGAACGCGCCGGCCGCTTCGACCGCACCGCGCCCGAACCGCTCGACCATCTCGACGCCTGGTACGTGCTCGACCTCTCGGGTGACGAGCCGGGTGACGCCGTGCTGCATTTCGATGGTCTCGCGACGATCACCGAGATCTGGTGGAACGGGGCGCTTGTGCTTTCCTCCGACAGCATGTTCGTGCGCCATGCGCTTCCCGTCACGCTCACTGGTAACGACCGGCTCGCCCTCTGCTTCCGTGCACTGAAACCGCATCTCGAAAAACGCGGTCCCCGTGCCCGCTGGCGGCCGCAGATGATCACGCCGCAGGGCCTGCGCCTCGTGCGCACCACGCTGCTTGGCCGCATGCCGGGCTGGTGCCCGGAGGTTCATGCCGCCGGCCCCTGGCGGCCGGTGCGCCTGTCGCGGCCGACGCCCGCTATTGCCTCCGATATCCGTCTCTCCGCACGCCTTCACGAAAACGGCAAGGGCCAGTTGGAGATCGGCTTCACGCTCGATGGCGCCACGGCGCCTATGGTGGAATGCGCCGGCGTTGCCGTCGAAGCGATCGCGAACGGAGAGCGCAGTTTCAGCGCCAGCCTCACCATTCCCGACGTCGAAGCCTGGTGGCCGCGCACGCATGGCACGCCGGCTCTGCACGATATCTCGCTCGTGGTGGATGGCGTGCGGCAAAAGCTCGGCCGCACCGGTTTTCGCCGCATCGAGATCGACCGCGGCGCGGACGGCCGGGATTTTGCGCTGCGCGTCAACGGCACCAAAATCTTCTGCCGCGGCGCCGTCTGGACCACTGCCGATATCGTCGACCTGCCGGGCACGCGCGACCGCTACGCGCCGCTGCTGAAACTTGCTGCCGACGCCAACATGAACATGCTGCGCATCGGTGGCACGATGGTCTATGAGACGCCGGATTTCTTCGCGTTGTGCGACGAATTCGGCCTGATGGTCTGGCAGGATTTCCAGTTCGCCAATTTTGATTACCCGGCGAACGATCCGGCCTTTGTCGAAAATGTCCGCACCGAGGTCGCGCAGTTCCTCGACGCGACCGCCGCCTCGCCGTCGCTTGCCGTGCTCTGCGGCGGCAGTGAGATCGACCAGCAGGCGGCGATGCTCGGCCTGCCGGAAACGGCCTGGGCCGGGCCGCTGACGCTCGACATCCTGCCCGCCCTCGTCGCGGCGCACCGCCCGGATGTGCCCTATGTCGAAAATTCGCCTGTTGGTGGGGCGATGCCCTTCTCGCCCAATGTCGGCGTCACGCACTATTACGGCGTCGGCGCTTACTGCCGGCCGCTGGAGGATGCGCGTCGCGCCGAGGTGCGCTTTGCCACCGAAAGCCTTGCCTTTGCCAACGTGCCGGAACAGCAGACGCTCGATGCGCACCTGCCGGTACCGCCTGTGCATGATCCGCGCTGGAAGGCGCGTGTTCCGCGCGACCGCGGTGCCTCCTGGGACTTCGAGGATGTGCGCGACCACTATCTCGGCCTGCTTTACGGCCACGACCCGGCGCGTCTGCGGCGCGAGGAGCCTGCCCGCTATCTCGATCTTTCCCGCGCTGTCGTCGCCGAGGTGATGGAGGCCACCTTTGCCGAATGGCGCCGCGAAAAATCCACCTGCAACGGCGCGCTCGTCTGGACGTTTCAGGACCTGCTGCCAGGCGCCGGCTGGGGTATCGTGGATGCCACGGGCCTGCCGAAATCCGCCTGGCATGCGTTGCGCCGCGCCTTCCGGCCGGTGCAGGTCATGCTGTCCGACGAGGGCACGAACGGGCTCGACGTGCACGCGATCAACGACAGCGCACGCGAACAATCCCTGACGCTGGAGCTCTCCTGCCTGCGGCACGGCCGCCAGCCGGTCGTCAGCGGCCGGCGGGAGATCACGCTCGCCCCGCATTCGGCGCAGACCATGCCAGCAACGGCACTGTTTGGCGCCTTCTTCGACACGACCTATGCCTTCCGTTTCGGCCCGCCCTCCCATGACGTGACGGTCGGCCGGCTGATCGATGCGGCGGGAACGGTTGTCGCCGATGCCTTCCATTTTCCGCGCGGCCGGGCGGAGGCGATGACCTCCCCGGCGATCAGCGCCACACTCCTCGAAAGCCTTGAAGGCTGGAGCCTCGAGCTTTCAACGGACCGTTTCGCCCAGTCCGTCGCAATCGACGTCGACGGTTTTCTGCCCTCGGACAACTGGTTCCATCTGGCACCGGGTGGCGTGAAGACCATCCGGCTTATGCCGCTCACCGGTGCCGATTCAACTAAAAAACCCTCCGGCACGGTCGGTGGTGTCGGCGTCGAGGCCCTGCTTTCGTTCTGA
- a CDS encoding DUF1839 family protein: protein MAAVFAGANPETYRPHALHDAERMWPETNCYVDLWIEVLNAFGTHPEAMLGFSLTQDFEGDQFTFFKVPLEDLETLYGIRATELAIFDKLESHVATQIARGRLCLVEMDSFYMPDTRGVAYRQEHGKTTVAINRLDLENKQLDYFHNAGFFRLAGEDFDGLFQLNNGPDDLPFLPYTEFAKFPEKRADEAHLRREAKRLLAFHFGRRPTENPVAAFAKVFPKQVEAVAERPFGFFHKYAFNTLRQLGANFELAGSHLDWLGLDGGDAARKISETAKSVQFLLARAVTRRKFDPLATALDPAIEAWDTLMSSLAARID, encoded by the coding sequence ATGGCTGCCGTCTTCGCCGGGGCCAATCCCGAGACCTATAGGCCGCACGCGCTGCACGATGCGGAGCGCATGTGGCCGGAGACGAATTGTTACGTCGACCTCTGGATCGAGGTGCTGAATGCGTTCGGCACTCACCCGGAGGCGATGCTCGGCTTTTCGCTGACCCAGGATTTCGAGGGCGACCAGTTCACCTTCTTCAAGGTGCCGCTGGAAGACCTCGAAACGCTCTACGGCATCCGCGCGACGGAACTCGCCATCTTCGACAAGCTGGAAAGCCACGTCGCGACCCAGATCGCGCGCGGCCGCCTCTGCCTCGTCGAGATGGACAGTTTTTACATGCCGGACACCCGCGGCGTCGCCTACCGTCAGGAGCACGGCAAGACGACGGTCGCGATCAACCGGCTGGATCTCGAAAACAAGCAGCTCGACTATTTCCACAATGCCGGCTTCTTCCGGCTGGCAGGCGAGGATTTCGACGGCCTGTTCCAGCTGAACAACGGCCCGGACGATCTGCCCTTCCTGCCCTATACGGAATTCGCCAAGTTCCCGGAAAAGCGGGCCGACGAAGCGCATCTGCGCCGTGAGGCAAAACGCCTGCTCGCCTTCCATTTCGGCCGGCGTCCAACGGAAAACCCGGTTGCGGCCTTCGCGAAGGTGTTTCCAAAGCAGGTCGAGGCCGTGGCGGAGCGCCCCTTCGGCTTCTTCCACAAATATGCCTTCAACACGCTGCGCCAGCTCGGTGCCAATTTCGAGCTGGCCGGAAGCCATCTCGACTGGCTGGGCCTTGATGGCGGCGATGCCGCGCGAAAAATTTCGGAGACGGCGAAGTCCGTGCAGTTCCTGCTCGCCCGCGCGGTAACGCGCCGGAAATTCGATCCGCTGGCGACGGCGCTCGACCCGGCGATCGAGGCATGGGATACTTTGATGTCGAGCCTTGCTGCCCGCATCGACTGA
- a CDS encoding glycosyltransferase family A protein, translating to MFPDDPVFLISMVVATLGRSSELELLFASLAALGRRDFEVILVDQNADERLAPIVSQWQDRLHIQHVRTDRAGVCRARNLGASKASGTWLLFPDDDCWYPADLLQRFEAISQTVPADFYCGRAVNAEGETIMGRFELSPSPIERENIWTTLIEWMLFVRRSAFEKAGGFDDRIGPGSGTPWGAYEVQDLALNLLSSGARGHYDPSLTGHHPDDRLQAATPDGAHKMRVYGAGLGYVMRKHGYRFTDYLPHLLRPLAGIAVYTLTGRPALARRSREILAGRWSGWRAAPAGTTIS from the coding sequence ATGTTTCCGGATGATCCGGTTTTCCTGATATCGATGGTTGTCGCCACGCTCGGCCGTTCAAGCGAGCTCGAGTTGCTGTTTGCGTCGCTTGCCGCGCTCGGTCGCCGTGATTTCGAAGTCATCCTCGTCGATCAGAATGCCGACGAGCGCCTTGCGCCGATCGTCTCGCAATGGCAGGACCGTCTCCACATCCAGCATGTCAGGACCGACCGTGCGGGTGTCTGCCGGGCGCGCAATCTCGGAGCGTCCAAGGCCTCGGGCACCTGGCTGCTCTTTCCGGATGACGACTGCTGGTATCCGGCCGACCTTCTCCAGCGTTTCGAAGCGATATCGCAGACGGTGCCGGCCGATTTCTATTGCGGTCGGGCGGTCAATGCCGAAGGCGAAACCATCATGGGCCGCTTCGAACTCTCGCCAAGCCCGATCGAGCGCGAAAACATCTGGACGACGCTGATCGAATGGATGCTGTTCGTTCGGCGCTCCGCCTTCGAGAAGGCCGGCGGCTTCGATGATCGCATCGGCCCCGGCTCCGGCACACCCTGGGGGGCCTACGAGGTGCAGGACCTCGCCTTGAACCTGCTGTCATCAGGTGCCCGCGGTCACTACGACCCGTCGCTCACCGGCCACCACCCGGATGATCGCCTCCAGGCGGCAACACCCGACGGCGCGCACAAGATGCGCGTCTACGGCGCCGGCCTTGGCTATGTCATGCGCAAACACGGCTATCGTTTCACCGACTACCTTCCGCATCTTCTGCGCCCGCTTGCCGGCATTGCCGTCTACACGCTGACGGGGCGTCCCGCACTTGCCCGCCGCTCGCGGGAAATCCTGGCCGGCCGCTGGTCCGGCTGGCGCGCCGCCCCTGCCGGAACGACGATATCTTAA
- a CDS encoding alpha/beta fold hydrolase: MLRGETRQDDIEQHDPAPRWRAGEAALPVTFEGTVGLYTPAAASTPPADVAVLFLSPWGFEEMCTRKLWRIIAERVAAHGVASLRFDYPGTGDALDTPDEQSLETWSQAILAAARKLRRLSGAARLVLVGHGLGATLAAKLGKALDTEAAVLMAPVVSGRFYLRELAAWSKMVDEGLGLRSEQRIAGRVAVAGLVMPEQVAEAVKSLSIDRLDALPFAKALVVARPAREKDAAIAAHLSSLGTVVASMDYAGYDDLVSNPTLAHQPQAVIDGVVHWIAGVAKASGRARAATDHVASALLTGDGFVEEPLRFGENNRLFGTLCGPRGQRHGATVLLLGTAYDRQAGWARGTTETARYLAQHGIVSLRFDAANVADSPPAPNAPEQVQYSETQLADVRAAMDFLVSRDLAPVLLSGRCSGAYLAFRAAVTDERAAGVVSVNPFTFRWDPDMSVDEALRANPRSLDDYRQRAFDPATFRRLISGDIDLRRAAANVGVQIARRLAVIAPRTLGRFSRFGRLRGDTQADFRLLAKREVPVLLVYSEGDVGLERLKLDFGRTGLDGYHNVAVEMIPDADHNLSPPHAQAAYRALLLKAALKIG, encoded by the coding sequence ATGCTGCGCGGGGAGACCAGGCAAGACGATATCGAGCAGCATGACCCCGCGCCCCGCTGGCGCGCCGGGGAGGCAGCCCTTCCCGTGACCTTCGAGGGCACGGTCGGCCTCTACACGCCCGCTGCCGCCTCCACACCGCCCGCGGATGTCGCCGTGCTCTTTCTCAGCCCCTGGGGTTTTGAGGAAATGTGCACGCGAAAACTCTGGCGGATCATCGCCGAGCGCGTCGCCGCCCACGGCGTCGCCAGCCTGCGCTTCGATTATCCCGGCACGGGCGACGCGCTCGATACGCCTGACGAGCAGAGCCTCGAGACCTGGTCGCAGGCCATCCTGGCGGCCGCGCGCAAGCTGCGCCGGCTTTCCGGCGCCGCTCGCCTGGTGCTGGTCGGCCACGGCCTTGGCGCGACGCTTGCGGCAAAGCTCGGCAAGGCGCTCGATACTGAGGCGGCCGTGCTGATGGCCCCGGTGGTCAGCGGCCGCTTCTATCTGCGCGAACTGGCCGCCTGGTCGAAGATGGTGGATGAGGGCCTCGGCCTGCGATCGGAGCAGCGCATTGCCGGCCGCGTCGCCGTCGCCGGGCTGGTCATGCCGGAACAGGTCGCCGAAGCCGTCAAGAGCCTCAGCATCGACCGGCTGGATGCGCTGCCGTTTGCAAAAGCCCTGGTGGTAGCGCGACCCGCCCGCGAAAAGGATGCGGCCATTGCCGCTCATCTTTCCAGCCTCGGCACCGTCGTCGCCAGCATGGACTACGCCGGCTACGACGATCTCGTCTCCAACCCCACATTGGCGCATCAACCGCAAGCGGTCATCGATGGCGTTGTCCATTGGATCGCCGGCGTGGCCAAGGCGAGTGGACGCGCGCGGGCCGCGACGGACCACGTCGCTTCGGCGCTGCTGACGGGCGATGGCTTCGTCGAAGAGCCGTTGCGTTTCGGCGAGAACAACCGGCTGTTTGGAACGCTTTGCGGCCCGCGGGGGCAGCGCCATGGCGCGACCGTGTTGCTGCTCGGCACCGCTTACGACCGGCAGGCCGGCTGGGCGCGGGGCACGACGGAGACCGCCCGCTATCTCGCGCAGCACGGTATCGTGTCCCTGCGCTTCGATGCCGCCAATGTCGCCGACAGCCCGCCAGCACCAAACGCGCCCGAACAGGTGCAGTACAGCGAGACGCAGCTTGCCGACGTGCGGGCGGCGATGGATTTTCTCGTGTCGCGTGATCTCGCGCCAGTCCTTCTTTCGGGCCGGTGCAGCGGCGCCTATCTTGCCTTCCGCGCCGCCGTCACGGACGAACGCGCGGCCGGCGTCGTGTCGGTCAATCCCTTCACCTTCCGCTGGGATCCGGACATGTCCGTCGACGAGGCGCTCAGGGCCAATCCGCGCTCTCTCGACGATTATCGCCAGCGCGCCTTCGACCCCGCCACCTTCCGGCGTCTGATTTCCGGGGATATCGACCTGCGTCGCGCGGCGGCCAATGTCGGCGTGCAGATCGCGCGCCGCCTTGCCGTCATCGCACCCCGCACGCTCGGTCGTTTCTCCCGCTTCGGCCGGTTGCGGGGCGATACGCAGGCGGATTTCCGCCTGCTTGCGAAACGCGAGGTGCCCGTGCTGCTGGTCTATAGCGAGGGTGACGTCGGGTTGGAGCGGCTAAAGCTCGATTTCGGCCGCACCGGGCTGGATGGCTATCACAACGTGGCGGTCGAGATGATCCCCGATGCGGATCACAATCTCTCGCCGCCGCACGCCCAGGCTGCCTATCGCGCGCTGCTGCTGAAAGCTGCCCTCAAGATCGGCTGA
- a CDS encoding YigZ family protein: MYTLDRTEIFEQDIRKSRFLATACPLDSEADAKALLADLSDPSANHNCWAWRVGQAYRFSDDGEPSGTAGKPILQAIDGQALDRTLVVVTRWFGGILLGSGGLMRAYGGTAAACLRAAAKTEYVERAALSVSLGFSDLALVKARLGAFAGLVLDEETYHETGARLSFRVPAEKAEEIGRMIVDLTSGRAEIGN, encoded by the coding sequence TTGTACACGCTGGACCGCACCGAGATTTTCGAGCAGGACATCCGCAAGAGCCGTTTTCTTGCGACCGCCTGCCCGCTCGACAGCGAAGCGGACGCGAAGGCGCTGCTGGCGGACCTGTCCGACCCCTCGGCGAACCACAATTGCTGGGCCTGGCGCGTCGGCCAGGCCTACCGGTTCAGCGACGATGGCGAGCCGAGCGGCACGGCGGGAAAGCCCATTCTCCAGGCAATCGACGGTCAGGCGCTCGACCGCACGCTCGTCGTGGTCACGCGCTGGTTCGGCGGCATTCTCCTGGGCAGCGGCGGGCTCATGCGCGCCTATGGCGGCACCGCGGCCGCGTGCCTGCGCGCCGCGGCCAAGACGGAATATGTGGAACGGGCGGCACTGTCCGTCTCGCTCGGCTTTTCCGATCTGGCGCTGGTCAAGGCGCGGCTTGGCGCTTTTGCCGGTCTGGTGCTGGACGAGGAGACCTATCACGAGACGGGGGCAAGGCTGTCCTTTCGCGTGCCCGCGGAGAAGGCGGAGGAGATCGGCCGGATGATCGTCGACCTCACCAGCGGGCGCGCCGAAATCGGCAATTGA
- a CDS encoding amino acid--[acyl-carrier-protein] ligase, translating into MDMQTSLLDRLFDSGLLIDTGVEGLYGRSGAFEDVIARFERLIDVYGGPDGAEAMRFPPGMNRAHFETSGYMKSFPQLAGTVHAFCGADLDHMSLLQCMEVGGDWTKDQKATDIVLTPAACYPLYPTIAKRGRLPAKGGLYDLQSYCFRHEPSNDPARQQLFRMREYVCMGTQEHVTEFRQTWMDRGLEMMAKVGLDVTMDVANDPFFGRAGRMMANNQRDQNLKFELLIPVTSAAKPTACMSFNYHQDAFGTKWGLNLENGDVAHTACVGFGLERIALALFARHGMDIATWPADVRKVLGYQD; encoded by the coding sequence ATGGATATGCAGACCTCCCTTCTCGACAGGCTCTTCGATTCGGGCCTGCTCATCGATACCGGCGTCGAAGGCCTCTATGGCCGCAGCGGCGCCTTCGAGGATGTCATCGCCCGCTTCGAGCGGCTGATCGACGTCTATGGCGGCCCCGACGGCGCGGAAGCCATGCGCTTTCCGCCCGGCATGAACCGCGCGCATTTCGAGACCTCCGGCTACATGAAGAGCTTTCCGCAGCTCGCCGGCACCGTGCACGCCTTCTGCGGCGCCGATCTCGACCATATGAGCCTGCTGCAATGCATGGAAGTCGGTGGCGACTGGACGAAGGACCAGAAGGCGACCGACATCGTGCTGACGCCGGCGGCCTGCTATCCGCTCTACCCGACGATCGCCAAGCGCGGCCGCCTGCCGGCCAAGGGCGGTCTCTACGACCTGCAGTCCTACTGCTTCCGCCATGAGCCCTCCAACGACCCGGCCCGCCAGCAGCTTTTCCGCATGCGCGAATATGTCTGCATGGGCACGCAGGAGCATGTGACCGAGTTTCGCCAGACCTGGATGGACCGCGGCCTGGAGATGATGGCCAAGGTCGGCCTCGACGTGACGATGGACGTGGCGAACGACCCGTTCTTCGGCCGCGCCGGCCGCATGATGGCCAACAACCAGCGTGACCAGAACCTCAAGTTCGAACTGCTCATTCCGGTGACGTCTGCCGCCAAGCCGACCGCCTGCATGAGCTTCAACTACCACCAGGACGCCTTTGGCACGAAGTGGGGGCTGAACCTCGAAAACGGCGACGTCGCGCACACCGCCTGCGTCGGCTTCGGCCTGGAGCGCATCGCGCTCGCGCTCTTTGCCCGCCACGGCATGGATATTGCGACCTGGCCGGCGGATGTCCGCAAGGTTCTGGGATATCAGGACTGA